Proteins encoded together in one Alteribacter keqinensis window:
- a CDS encoding DUF503 domain-containing protein, with protein MIGVLTIEAIIYDAQSLKEKRGVLKSVITRLRDRLNISVSETGHQNVWQRTEITIASVSSDRTRVEQELNRALHFIDSVPEIETASVQWEWF; from the coding sequence ATGATCGGCGTCCTTACGATTGAAGCGATTATCTATGACGCTCAGTCTTTAAAAGAGAAGCGCGGGGTACTAAAGAGCGTCATTACCCGCCTTCGTGACCGCCTTAATATTTCAGTATCAGAGACTGGTCATCAGAATGTCTGGCAGCGAACAGAGATCACCATAGCCTCTGTCAGTTCCGACCGTACACGGGTGGAACAGGAATTAAACAGGGCACTCCATTTCATTGACAGCGTTCCTGAGATTGAAACGGCTTCGGTACAGTGGGAATGGTTCTAA
- the rpsO gene encoding 30S ribosomal protein S15 yields the protein MALSQEHKNEIINEFKTHENDTGSPEVQVAILTKQITTLNDHLRTHKKDHHSRRGLLKMVGQRRNLLTYLRNKDVARYRQLVDKLGLRR from the coding sequence ATGGCTTTATCACAAGAGCACAAAAATGAAATCATTAACGAATTCAAAACTCACGAGAACGATACTGGTTCTCCTGAAGTGCAGGTTGCTATCCTAACGAAGCAAATCACGACTTTAAACGATCACTTGCGCACGCACAAGAAGGATCACCACTCTCGTCGTGGACTTCTAAAGATGGTTGGTCAGCGCCGTAACTTGCTGACTTACCTTCGTAACAAAGATGTTGCTCGTTATCGTCAACTTGTTGACAAACTTGGTCTTCGTCGATAA
- the truB gene encoding tRNA pseudouridine(55) synthase TruB, with protein MNPEGIVPLWKKRGKTSFDCVRDMQRLYGTKKVGHTGTLDPDVEGVLPICIGRATKLVEYMTAESKEYEGEATIGFSTTTEDSSGEKVEQKDVSETLIETDVDEVLERLNGRIEQTPPMYSAVKVKGKRLYEYARQGIEVERPFREVTIYKLERTSPVVQRDGLVTFRFRVKCSKGTYVRTLAVTMGELLGYPAHMSDLVRTASGAFTSDQCLTEEQLAELKEQNRLEESLYPFEHALKDWPKLTVDKEIEAKVMNGAVIPLPKTMDESRFTLYNQQGECLAIYKKHPNKEGMMKPEKMLKIL; from the coding sequence ATGAATCCAGAGGGAATCGTACCATTATGGAAAAAAAGGGGAAAAACATCCTTTGACTGTGTCAGGGATATGCAAAGACTTTACGGCACCAAAAAAGTCGGACATACAGGCACCCTGGACCCCGACGTGGAAGGTGTTCTTCCTATCTGTATCGGACGGGCGACAAAGCTCGTGGAGTACATGACAGCGGAATCCAAGGAATATGAAGGAGAAGCAACAATAGGCTTCTCTACAACAACTGAAGACAGTTCAGGTGAAAAAGTGGAACAAAAAGACGTATCCGAAACTTTAATTGAAACCGATGTGGATGAAGTCCTGGAAAGGCTGAATGGGAGAATCGAACAGACACCTCCAATGTACTCTGCAGTAAAGGTAAAAGGAAAAAGGCTCTATGAGTACGCCAGACAGGGGATTGAAGTAGAGCGTCCGTTCCGTGAAGTAACAATCTACAAACTGGAACGAACATCACCCGTGGTCCAAAGAGACGGCCTTGTAACCTTTCGTTTCCGTGTAAAATGCAGCAAGGGTACCTATGTAAGAACCCTGGCTGTGACCATGGGAGAACTTCTCGGATACCCTGCCCACATGTCAGATCTCGTGAGGACAGCTTCAGGAGCTTTTACTTCCGACCAGTGCCTGACAGAAGAACAGCTTGCTGAATTGAAGGAACAGAACCGGCTGGAGGAGTCACTTTATCCTTTTGAACATGCCCTCAAAGACTGGCCGAAACTCACTGTAGATAAAGAAATAGAAGCAAAAGTAATGAACGGAGCTGTCATTCCATTACCAAAAACAATGGACGAATCCCGTTTCACTTTGTATAATCAACAGGGGGAATGCTTAGCCATTTATAAAAAGCACCCAAACAAAGAAGGTATGATGAAACCGGAGAAAATGCTTAAGATTCTGTAG
- the ribF gene encoding bifunctional riboflavin kinase/FAD synthetase, with product MQTIHINHPHSFVKSDFPPLVLALGFFDGVHRGHKKVIQTAMEEADRRGEKSGVMTFDPHPKEVLRKGAAIDYLTPLSKKESEIGKIGPDFLFVVHFTPEFAELTPQNFCDDYLIGLNVKHVVAGFDYSYGRLGKGTMETIEFHSRGAFSHTVVGKVDEADEKISSTRIRETIRSGELYETKKLLGRNYETSGTVVHGEKRGRTIGFPTANVDKDQAYLIPKPGVYAVELGSDGQWLKGMCNIGFKPTFNEKAPDKPAVEIHLFDFTGDLYGKKVLIRWHERIRSEKAFSGVDELIAQLKADEGCVRDFFAKIKEI from the coding sequence GTGCAGACAATTCATATAAATCATCCTCATTCTTTTGTTAAATCTGATTTTCCTCCTCTCGTTCTTGCACTCGGTTTTTTTGACGGTGTCCACCGCGGGCATAAAAAAGTCATTCAGACAGCTATGGAAGAAGCAGACAGGCGTGGGGAAAAGAGTGGAGTCATGACTTTTGATCCTCATCCCAAGGAAGTGCTGCGAAAAGGAGCAGCCATTGACTATCTTACTCCTTTGTCAAAAAAAGAGTCGGAAATCGGTAAAATTGGACCGGACTTCCTTTTTGTGGTCCATTTTACACCTGAGTTTGCAGAGCTTACACCACAGAACTTTTGTGATGACTATTTAATTGGATTAAACGTAAAGCATGTTGTAGCTGGATTTGATTACTCCTACGGCCGGCTTGGTAAAGGTACGATGGAAACGATCGAATTCCACTCCCGTGGCGCTTTCAGCCATACGGTTGTAGGGAAAGTGGACGAGGCCGATGAAAAGATCAGTTCCACACGCATTCGTGAAACGATCCGGTCAGGAGAACTCTATGAAACAAAAAAACTCCTCGGAAGGAATTATGAGACTTCAGGAACCGTGGTACACGGTGAAAAACGGGGACGGACAATCGGTTTTCCAACTGCCAATGTAGATAAAGACCAAGCTTATCTCATTCCGAAACCGGGGGTATACGCCGTTGAACTGGGCTCAGACGGCCAATGGCTCAAAGGAATGTGCAACATCGGTTTTAAACCGACATTTAACGAAAAAGCACCGGATAAACCGGCAGTTGAAATTCATTTGTTTGACTTTACCGGCGATCTGTACGGAAAGAAAGTACTGATCCGCTGGCATGAGCGGATTCGTTCAGAAAAAGCCTTTTCCGGCGTGGACGAGCTCATCGCCCAGCTAAAGGCAGATGAGGGCTGTGTTCGTGATTTTTTTGCGAAAATAAAAGAAATATAG
- the pnp gene encoding polyribonucleotide nucleotidyltransferase: MEQEKQLFSLDFAGRTMTFETGKFANQANGAVMVRYGDTAVLCTATASKEPKDLPFFPLTCNYEERLYAAGKIPGGFIKREGRPSENAVLTSRLIDRPIRPLFPDGFRNDLQVISIVMSNDQNCSPEMAAMVGSSLALSISDIPFDGPIAGVIVGRVNNEFVINPTTEQLEKSDIHLVVAGTKDAINMVEAGAEEVPEDVMLEAIMFGHEEIKRIVTFQEDIVSKIGKEKMEVKLATGDPELEAELREKSEADLKEAATVFEKHARETAIKEVIDRISAEYATEEEDRSGEAKSILDKILKGIVRRLITKDKVRPDGRQIDEIRPLDSQVDILARVHGSGLFTRGQTQALSICTLGALGDVQILDGLGIEETKRFMHHYNFPSFSVGETGPIRGPGRREIGHGALGERALEQVIPSEADFPYTIRLVSEVLESNGSTSQASICASTLAMMAAGVPLKAPVAGIAMGLVKDEDDVSVLTDIQGMEDFLGDMDFKVAGTKKGITALQMDIKIDGINREILEQALSQAQTGRMKILDNMLSAIAEPRTELSDYAPKILTMNINPDKIRDVIGPSGKVINQIIEDTGVKIDIEQDGKVYISSTESEMNNKAKGIIEDIVREVEVGETYLGKVKRIEKFGAFVELFKGKDGLVHISQLAKERVGKVEDVVSLGDEIMVKVTEIDNQGRVNLSRKILLTEETKK, encoded by the coding sequence ATGGAACAAGAAAAACAATTATTTTCATTGGATTTTGCCGGTCGTACAATGACATTTGAAACCGGAAAGTTTGCCAATCAGGCAAACGGTGCGGTTATGGTACGATATGGCGATACTGCAGTACTTTGTACAGCAACTGCTTCAAAAGAGCCGAAGGATTTACCTTTTTTCCCTCTGACATGTAATTACGAAGAACGACTATACGCAGCAGGGAAGATCCCTGGTGGGTTTATTAAACGAGAAGGACGTCCGAGTGAAAATGCGGTATTAACCAGCCGTCTGATTGACCGCCCGATCCGTCCGCTGTTCCCGGATGGTTTCCGAAACGACCTCCAGGTAATCAGTATCGTTATGAGCAACGACCAGAACTGTTCACCTGAAATGGCAGCGATGGTCGGGTCTTCTCTTGCCCTGTCTATCTCAGATATTCCTTTCGACGGACCTATTGCAGGTGTGATCGTCGGACGTGTTAACAATGAATTTGTCATCAACCCGACAACAGAACAGTTGGAGAAAAGTGACATCCACCTTGTAGTAGCAGGTACGAAAGATGCGATCAACATGGTTGAAGCTGGGGCAGAAGAAGTTCCAGAAGACGTGATGCTCGAAGCGATTATGTTCGGTCATGAAGAGATTAAGCGGATCGTTACGTTCCAGGAGGACATCGTCTCTAAAATCGGCAAAGAAAAGATGGAAGTGAAGCTTGCGACAGGTGATCCTGAACTCGAAGCTGAGCTTCGTGAAAAATCAGAAGCTGACCTTAAAGAAGCAGCGACTGTTTTTGAAAAGCATGCCCGCGAAACGGCAATCAAAGAAGTGATTGACCGCATTTCAGCCGAATATGCAACAGAGGAAGAAGACCGAAGCGGAGAAGCGAAGTCCATCCTTGACAAAATTCTTAAAGGGATCGTCCGCCGTCTGATTACAAAAGACAAAGTACGTCCCGATGGCCGTCAGATTGATGAAATCCGCCCTCTTGACTCCCAGGTTGATATTCTGGCCCGTGTACACGGATCCGGGCTGTTCACACGCGGACAGACTCAGGCTTTGAGCATCTGTACACTGGGAGCATTAGGTGATGTTCAAATTCTTGACGGACTTGGAATCGAGGAAACAAAACGTTTCATGCACCACTACAACTTCCCAAGCTTCAGTGTCGGGGAGACAGGCCCGATCCGTGGCCCGGGACGACGCGAAATCGGACACGGTGCTCTTGGTGAACGTGCACTTGAACAAGTGATTCCTTCAGAAGCAGACTTCCCATACACCATTCGTCTCGTATCTGAAGTACTCGAGTCAAACGGATCGACATCCCAGGCGAGTATCTGTGCATCTACACTTGCCATGATGGCAGCCGGTGTTCCCCTTAAAGCACCTGTAGCCGGAATTGCAATGGGTCTGGTTAAAGATGAAGATGACGTCTCTGTTCTTACTGACATTCAGGGAATGGAAGACTTCCTCGGAGACATGGACTTTAAAGTAGCAGGAACGAAAAAAGGCATCACTGCTCTTCAAATGGACATTAAAATTGATGGGATTAACCGTGAAATCCTTGAACAGGCTCTTTCCCAGGCACAGACAGGCCGCATGAAGATTCTTGATAACATGCTGAGCGCCATTGCAGAGCCAAGAACAGAGCTTTCCGACTATGCACCTAAGATCCTTACAATGAACATTAACCCTGATAAGATCCGCGACGTTATCGGCCCGAGCGGAAAAGTGATTAACCAGATCATTGAAGATACAGGTGTTAAGATAGACATTGAGCAGGACGGTAAAGTATATATTTCTTCAACCGAATCCGAGATGAACAACAAAGCAAAAGGCATCATCGAAGACATCGTCCGTGAAGTTGAGGTTGGCGAGACATACCTCGGCAAAGTTAAACGGATTGAAAAATTCGGGGCATTTGTAGAGTTGTTCAAAGGAAAAGACGGGCTTGTACACATTTCCCAGCTTGCAAAAGAGCGTGTAGGGAAAGTGGAAGACGTAGTTTCCCTCGGCGACGAAATCATGGTTAAAGTAACCGAGATTGACAACCAGGGACGCGTAAACCTTTCCCGTAAAATTCTTCTAACGGAAGAAACAAAGAAATAA
- a CDS encoding M16 family metallopeptidase produces MIKRVTCDNGLRIVFEPNNTVRSVSIGVWIGTGSRFETKMQNGVSHFLEHMFFKGTKSRNAQQIAESFDSIGGQVNAFTSKEYTCYYAKVLDEHARHALEVLADMYFNSTFDQKEMVKEKGVVLEEIKMYEDTPDDIVHDLLSQAGFGDHPLGYPILGTEETLQTFSTDSLVSYMDQFYNADNVVISVCGNVDESFVEFIQDTFNGMRQFESDKSLQSPTFKHNKMARKKETEQAHLCLGYEGLPIGHKDIYSLILLNNVLGGSMSSRLFQEIRENRGLAYSVFSYHSSFHDTGMVTLYAGTAVKHLDNMYECLSSVVSGVKENGITERELKNAKEQLKGSLMLGLESTNSRMSRNGKNELLLGRHRTLDEIVAEIEKVSLSDVKTISHDVFSKDFAMTLVSPDGKLPSSLA; encoded by the coding sequence TTGATTAAAAGAGTAACGTGTGATAATGGGTTGAGAATTGTATTTGAACCGAACAATACAGTAAGGTCAGTTTCCATCGGAGTATGGATTGGGACAGGGTCCAGGTTTGAAACAAAAATGCAGAACGGGGTGTCCCATTTTCTTGAACACATGTTTTTTAAAGGGACAAAATCACGGAATGCCCAGCAGATCGCCGAGTCCTTTGATTCCATCGGGGGACAGGTTAATGCTTTTACCTCCAAGGAATATACGTGCTATTATGCAAAAGTGCTCGATGAACATGCAAGACATGCGTTGGAAGTACTGGCAGACATGTATTTTAACTCTACTTTCGATCAGAAGGAAATGGTCAAGGAGAAAGGAGTTGTCCTTGAGGAAATAAAAATGTACGAAGACACTCCTGACGATATTGTCCATGACCTGTTAAGCCAGGCTGGCTTTGGAGACCATCCCCTCGGCTATCCGATACTCGGGACAGAGGAGACACTGCAGACGTTCTCAACGGATTCCCTCGTATCCTATATGGATCAGTTTTACAATGCAGATAATGTTGTCATTTCCGTATGCGGAAATGTGGATGAATCTTTCGTTGAATTTATTCAGGATACATTTAACGGAATGCGGCAGTTTGAATCGGATAAATCCCTTCAGAGTCCGACATTTAAACATAATAAAATGGCACGGAAGAAAGAAACCGAACAGGCCCACCTCTGCCTTGGGTATGAAGGACTTCCGATCGGCCATAAAGATATATACAGCCTGATTCTTTTAAATAACGTTCTGGGCGGGTCTATGAGCAGCAGACTGTTTCAGGAAATCCGTGAAAACCGGGGTCTGGCATACTCTGTTTTTTCCTATCATTCCTCTTTTCACGATACAGGGATGGTCACACTGTATGCAGGTACAGCCGTTAAACACCTGGACAACATGTATGAATGCCTGTCTTCAGTTGTGAGCGGAGTTAAAGAAAATGGAATAACAGAGCGTGAGTTGAAGAATGCAAAAGAACAGCTTAAAGGCAGTCTCATGCTGGGCCTTGAAAGCACAAACAGCAGAATGAGCAGAAACGGGAAGAACGAGCTGCTTCTCGGAAGACATCGGACGCTCGATGAAATTGTTGCAGAAATAGAAAAAGTATCGTTATCAGACGTCAAAACAATAAGTCACGATGTATTTTCAAAGGATTTTGCCATGACACTTGTAAGTCCCGACGGCAAACTCCCAAGTTCCCTAGCTTAA
- the rbfA gene encoding 30S ribosome-binding factor RbfA → MSNVRANRIGEQIKKELTDIIQREIKDPRVGFVTVTAVDVTGDLQQATAYITVYGEDEQKEQTLNGLSKATGFIRSEIGKRIQIRKTPELYFKFDESIERGNRIEELLRKLNDR, encoded by the coding sequence ATGAGTAATGTTCGTGCAAATCGCATCGGAGAACAGATCAAAAAAGAACTGACTGATATTATTCAGCGTGAAATTAAAGATCCAAGAGTGGGCTTTGTAACAGTCACTGCTGTTGATGTAACAGGGGACCTCCAGCAAGCCACAGCATACATCACGGTTTATGGTGAAGATGAGCAGAAAGAACAAACGTTAAATGGACTTTCAAAAGCCACCGGATTCATCCGTTCCGAAATTGGCAAACGAATTCAAATCCGCAAAACACCTGAACTGTATTTCAAATTTGATGAAAGTATCGAGCGTGGTAACCGTATTGAGGAGCTTTTACGAAAACTCAACGACCGCTAA
- the infB gene encoding translation initiation factor IF-2, with protein MKKMRIYEYAKEKNTTSKAVIERLKTLNVEVSNHMSVLTDEAKKKLESGSETKGKNEPKKNDAKKRQSNEGRDQSPMNDKKQTNRSNKPNNQQGKKNNNRNNNKNRNQRNNNQRNDRQPSRPAPKPMPTEITYTLPITVGEFADKLNKEPSEIIKKLMGLGVMATINQELDNDTIELLGEDFGVKVEEEIVINEAEFETIEEEDAPEDLKERPAVVTIMGHVDHGKTTLLDSIRHTKVTAGEAGGITQHIGAYQVEEKGRKITFLDTPGHAAFTTMRARGAKVTDITILVVAADDGVMPQTVEAINHAKAAEVPIIVAVNKMDKEGANPDRVMQELTEHGLVSEAWGGDTIFVNVSAIKGEGIDEILEMILLVSEVEEFKANPDKRARGTVVEAELDRGRGAVATLLVQSGTLRVGDPIVVGNTFGRVRAMVNDLGRRVKEAGPSTPVEITGLNNVPQAGDQFMVFEDEKKARQIGEARAMKQKVEQRRESSRVSLDDLFNQIQQGDIKDINIIIKADVQGSVEAMKGSLEKIEVEGVKVNIIHTGAGAIAESDVILASASNAIIIGFNVRPDVNAKRTADQEGVDIRLHRVIYNAIEEVEQAMKGMLDPEYEEKVIGQAEVRQTFKVSKIGMIAGSYVTEGKITRDSSVRLIRDGVVLHEGTIRDLKRFKDDAKEVAKNYECGITLENYNDVKEGDVIEAYVMEEIKR; from the coding sequence ATGAAAAAGATGCGAATCTACGAATATGCCAAAGAAAAGAATACGACAAGTAAAGCAGTGATTGAACGTCTCAAAACACTTAATGTGGAAGTTTCAAACCATATGAGTGTATTAACTGATGAGGCAAAAAAGAAGCTCGAATCAGGTAGTGAGACAAAGGGGAAGAATGAACCGAAAAAAAATGACGCGAAAAAGCGTCAAAGTAATGAAGGACGTGATCAGTCACCTATGAATGATAAAAAACAAACAAACCGTTCAAATAAGCCGAACAATCAGCAGGGCAAAAAGAACAATAACAGAAATAATAACAAAAACCGGAACCAGCGAAACAACAATCAGAGAAATGACCGTCAGCCAAGCCGTCCGGCTCCTAAGCCAATGCCGACGGAAATTACGTACACCCTTCCGATAACAGTCGGGGAATTTGCCGACAAGCTGAACAAAGAACCATCTGAAATCATAAAAAAACTAATGGGTCTTGGTGTAATGGCTACCATTAACCAGGAACTTGACAATGATACAATTGAACTTCTTGGTGAAGATTTCGGAGTGAAAGTGGAAGAGGAAATCGTCATTAATGAAGCTGAATTTGAAACGATTGAAGAAGAGGATGCACCGGAAGATTTGAAAGAGCGTCCGGCAGTTGTGACAATCATGGGTCACGTTGACCACGGTAAAACAACGCTTCTTGACAGCATCCGACACACAAAAGTAACGGCCGGTGAAGCAGGGGGAATTACCCAGCATATTGGTGCCTACCAGGTAGAAGAAAAAGGCAGAAAAATTACCTTCCTTGATACTCCGGGTCACGCAGCCTTTACAACAATGCGTGCGCGGGGAGCAAAGGTAACGGATATTACAATTCTCGTTGTTGCAGCGGATGACGGCGTTATGCCGCAGACGGTAGAAGCGATTAACCACGCGAAAGCAGCGGAAGTACCAATCATCGTAGCCGTGAATAAAATGGATAAAGAAGGAGCAAACCCGGATCGTGTCATGCAGGAACTTACTGAGCACGGTCTTGTATCAGAAGCATGGGGCGGAGATACGATTTTCGTCAACGTGAGTGCGATCAAGGGCGAAGGAATTGATGAAATCCTTGAAATGATCCTTCTTGTTTCTGAAGTTGAAGAATTCAAAGCAAATCCGGATAAACGTGCACGGGGAACAGTCGTCGAAGCGGAACTTGACCGCGGGCGCGGAGCTGTTGCTACACTGCTCGTTCAATCAGGTACACTTCGTGTCGGTGATCCGATTGTAGTCGGAAACACATTCGGCCGTGTACGTGCTATGGTTAACGATCTTGGCCGCCGTGTAAAAGAAGCGGGCCCTTCCACACCTGTTGAAATTACGGGTCTTAACAACGTGCCTCAGGCAGGAGATCAGTTTATGGTCTTTGAAGACGAGAAAAAAGCCCGTCAGATCGGTGAAGCCCGTGCCATGAAACAAAAAGTTGAACAGCGCCGTGAATCTTCCCGAGTAAGTCTGGATGATTTGTTTAACCAGATCCAGCAAGGGGATATTAAAGATATCAACATTATTATCAAAGCCGATGTACAGGGTTCTGTAGAGGCTATGAAAGGCTCTCTTGAGAAGATCGAGGTTGAAGGTGTTAAAGTCAACATCATTCATACCGGTGCAGGTGCGATTGCAGAGTCTGATGTTATCCTGGCAAGTGCTTCAAACGCCATTATTATCGGATTTAACGTACGTCCGGATGTTAACGCCAAGCGTACAGCAGATCAGGAAGGCGTAGATATCCGTCTTCACCGCGTTATTTATAACGCTATTGAAGAAGTGGAGCAGGCAATGAAAGGAATGCTTGATCCTGAGTATGAAGAAAAAGTAATCGGTCAGGCTGAAGTCCGTCAGACATTTAAAGTTTCAAAAATCGGCATGATCGCAGGATCCTATGTTACAGAAGGTAAAATTACAAGAGATTCTAGTGTCCGCCTTATCCGTGACGGAGTTGTTCTTCACGAAGGCACCATCCGTGACTTGAAGCGTTTTAAGGATGATGCTAAAGAAGTCGCGAAAAACTATGAGTGCGGTATTACACTTGAAAACTACAACGATGTTAAGGAAGGCGACGTCATTGAAGCTTATGTAATGGAAGAAATCAAGCGCTAA
- the rnpM gene encoding RNase P modulator RnpM, with amino-acid sequence MKARKTPLRKCVVTNEMKPKKELVRIVRTPEGDVIYDPTSKKSGRGAYLTASKDVFEQARQKDILSRHLKTKVNDDFYDYLVTEVAEGKSK; translated from the coding sequence ATGAAAGCAAGGAAAACTCCTTTACGCAAGTGTGTTGTCACTAACGAGATGAAGCCGAAAAAGGAACTGGTGCGGATCGTCCGTACACCTGAAGGCGATGTTATCTATGATCCTACAAGCAAGAAATCAGGCAGAGGGGCGTATTTAACAGCATCGAAGGATGTATTTGAACAAGCCAGACAAAAAGATATTCTCTCACGTCACTTAAAGACGAAAGTGAACGATGATTTCTATGATTATCTCGTAACGGAAGTGGCAGAAGGGAAGTCAAAATGA
- a CDS encoding polysaccharide deacetylase family protein, giving the protein MVKRFLLQWSTFLFILLLTLISTQNPITSSYIYELKSEASVEALSSKNPLYQEISDRKTEFEVAAADAVVDKVWKAIPGLNGLEVDETASYEKMKPGGVFDPKKLVYVQTRPKVRLDDLPPSPIFKGNPEKPMVSLMINVAWGNEFLPGMLKTLKEHDVKSTFFLDGSWVKKNPKLAKMIVEEGHEIGNHAYSHPDMKQLSNDRIREELVKTNDIIDATLGVKPHWFAPPSGSFRQDAVDIASELAMHTVMWTVDTIDWRNPPADQMALKIIEKSEAGSLVLMHPTASAEEGLEQMIVGLKEKGLHLGTVSETLSEERITGKQQQTWY; this is encoded by the coding sequence ATGGTTAAGCGATTTCTGCTGCAGTGGTCGACATTTTTATTCATACTTCTTCTGACGTTAATCAGTACCCAGAATCCAATAACTTCGAGTTATATATATGAATTGAAGAGTGAGGCTTCCGTAGAAGCGCTTTCAAGCAAAAACCCTTTATACCAGGAGATTTCAGACAGGAAAACTGAGTTTGAAGTAGCAGCTGCAGATGCGGTAGTTGATAAAGTATGGAAGGCCATTCCTGGACTTAACGGACTCGAAGTTGATGAAACAGCTTCGTATGAGAAAATGAAGCCGGGCGGGGTTTTTGATCCGAAAAAACTTGTATACGTTCAGACCAGGCCAAAAGTGAGGCTTGATGATCTTCCTCCAAGCCCGATATTCAAGGGAAATCCGGAAAAGCCAATGGTATCCCTCATGATCAATGTGGCATGGGGAAATGAATTTCTACCCGGGATGTTGAAGACATTAAAGGAACATGATGTGAAGTCAACGTTTTTTTTAGACGGTTCATGGGTGAAAAAAAACCCAAAACTTGCTAAAATGATTGTAGAAGAAGGTCATGAGATAGGAAACCACGCCTATTCTCACCCTGATATGAAACAACTCTCCAATGATCGGATACGTGAAGAGCTTGTAAAAACGAATGATATTATAGATGCGACCCTCGGAGTTAAACCACACTGGTTTGCACCGCCGAGCGGAAGCTTCCGACAGGATGCAGTAGACATTGCCAGTGAGTTAGCCATGCATACTGTCATGTGGACCGTCGATACGATTGACTGGCGAAACCCGCCGGCGGACCAGATGGCTTTAAAAATCATCGAAAAATCAGAAGCAGGTTCACTCGTTCTGATGCATCCGACCGCCTCGGCAGAAGAGGGGCTGGAGCAGATGATAGTCGGACTGAAGGAAAAAGGGTTGCATCTCGGCACCGTGTCGGAGACATTGAGTGAAGAGCGCATCACTGGAAAACAACAACAGACGTGGTACTAG
- a CDS encoding YlxQ family RNA-binding protein, producing MKDKALNLIGLAYRARAVVTGEEIVLQSMRKKKLHLVILSEDASDNTKKKIADKSTYYNVPLVITGDRETLGHAIGKNERVVLGVEESGFAKKLQSLLE from the coding sequence ATGAAAGATAAAGCCCTTAACCTGATTGGTCTTGCATACCGGGCCAGAGCTGTCGTTACTGGTGAAGAAATTGTATTACAGTCGATGCGCAAGAAAAAACTGCATCTTGTCATCCTCTCAGAAGACGCATCTGACAATACGAAAAAGAAGATCGCAGACAAAAGTACCTACTATAACGTTCCTCTTGTGATTACAGGAGACCGTGAGACCCTTGGACATGCGATTGGAAAAAATGAAAGAGTAGTATTGGGAGTAGAAGAAAGCGGCTTTGCAAAAAAGCTTCAGTCGTTACTGGAATAA
- a CDS encoding YlmC/YmxH family sporulation protein, producing MRLSEISNKEIIDFHKGERLGVLGQTDLVIDERTGQIQAFVIPTLKWFGLGKRDKEVTVYWHQIKKIGTDMIIIEVQP from the coding sequence ATGCGCCTGAGTGAAATAAGCAATAAAGAAATCATTGACTTTCACAAAGGGGAACGACTTGGTGTTCTCGGTCAGACAGACCTGGTTATCGATGAACGAACGGGACAGATCCAGGCATTTGTTATTCCAACATTAAAATGGTTCGGTCTCGGAAAACGGGATAAAGAAGTGACTGTCTACTGGCACCAGATTAAGAAAATAGGAACAGACATGATCATAATCGAAG